From one Planktothrix agardhii NIES-204 genomic stretch:
- a CDS encoding putative nitrilase, with the protein MKSYLAAAIQMTSTPWLEKNLAEAEELIDLAVRQGAELVSLPENFPFMGEEAEKMAQAETIAQTTEKFLKTITQKFQITLLAGGFPVPSGDGKVYNTAVLIDANGQELARYQKVHLFDVNLPDGNTYQESNTVMAGTVLPPVYHHPELGNLGLSVCYDVRFPELYRHLSEKEAEILFVPAAFTAYTGKDHWEVLLKARAIENTCYVVAPAQTGCHYGRRYTHGHAMILDPWGAVLADAGDRPGIAIAEINPARLEQVRRQMPSLQHRVFM; encoded by the coding sequence ATGAAATCCTATCTCGCTGCGGCTATTCAAATGACCAGTACCCCTTGGCTAGAAAAAAATCTGGCAGAGGCAGAAGAATTGATTGATTTAGCAGTTCGTCAGGGGGCTGAATTAGTCAGCTTACCTGAGAATTTTCCCTTTATGGGTGAGGAAGCCGAGAAAATGGCTCAAGCTGAAACTATTGCTCAAACTACAGAAAAATTTCTTAAAACCATTACCCAAAAGTTTCAAATTACTCTATTAGCGGGAGGATTTCCAGTTCCTTCGGGTGATGGCAAAGTTTATAATACGGCGGTGTTAATTGATGCTAATGGTCAAGAATTAGCCCGTTATCAAAAAGTTCATTTGTTCGATGTTAATTTGCCCGATGGCAATACTTATCAGGAATCTAATACGGTGATGGCGGGGACGGTTTTACCTCCGGTTTATCATCATCCAGAGTTGGGCAACCTGGGACTATCGGTGTGTTACGATGTCCGATTTCCAGAACTCTATCGCCATTTATCCGAAAAAGAAGCAGAAATTCTCTTTGTTCCAGCAGCTTTTACTGCTTATACGGGTAAGGATCATTGGGAAGTTCTGCTCAAGGCTAGAGCGATTGAAAATACCTGTTATGTGGTCGCACCTGCTCAAACTGGATGTCATTATGGGCGTCGGTATACTCACGGTCATGCGATGATTCTTGACCCTTGGGGGGCAGTTTTAGCGGATGCAGGTGATAGGCCAGGAATTGCGATCGCAGAAATTAATCCCGCCCGTCTGGAACAGGTTCGGAGGCAAATGCCGAGTCTGCAACATCGGGTATTTATGTGA
- the menC gene encoding O-succinylbenzoic acid synthase, MenC has product MNYQFQFQPYQRPFKTPLKTAHGIWNIREGIILNLTNKQGNIGWGEIAPLSWFGSETLEDAIAFCQKLPSIISTETIFTISDSLPACQFGFESALIELNSNPLVDLSKLQYSGLLPTGEIVLNTWKTLFQQGYQTLKWKIGVDEITTEINIFKQLVKIVIETLSSPQKIRLRLDANGGLTFEQAEYWLETCDLINANQDLIEIEFLEQPLSISQLDLMLELCDRYSTSLALDESVANLQQLNSCYQQGWLDIFVIKPAIFGSPRKLKNFCQKNKIDTVFSSVFETDIGQNSALKIASELLLYNRAVGFGINHWFIS; this is encoded by the coding sequence ATGAATTATCAATTTCAGTTTCAACCCTATCAACGTCCGTTTAAAACTCCCCTCAAAACCGCCCACGGAATTTGGAATATTCGAGAAGGAATTATTTTAAATTTAACCAATAAACAGGGTAATATAGGATGGGGAGAAATTGCACCTTTAAGTTGGTTTGGGTCGGAAACCTTGGAAGATGCGATCGCCTTTTGTCAAAAACTTCCGAGTATCATTTCAACAGAAACAATTTTTACTATTTCTGACAGTTTACCCGCTTGTCAATTTGGGTTTGAATCTGCATTAATTGAGTTAAATTCTAACCCATTAGTTGATTTATCTAAACTTCAATATAGCGGATTATTACCTACTGGAGAAATAGTTTTAAATACTTGGAAAACCCTATTTCAGCAAGGATATCAAACCTTAAAATGGAAAATAGGTGTTGATGAAATTACAACAGAAATTAATATTTTTAAACAGTTAGTCAAGATCGTAATAGAAACTTTAAGCAGTCCTCAAAAAATCCGTCTTAGGTTAGATGCAAATGGCGGTTTAACCTTTGAGCAAGCAGAATATTGGTTAGAAACCTGTGATTTAATTAATGCCAATCAAGACTTGATTGAAATTGAATTTTTAGAACAACCTTTATCTATTTCTCAATTGGATTTAATGTTAGAATTATGCGATCGCTATTCCACTTCTCTAGCCTTAGATGAATCCGTTGCTAATTTACAACAATTAAACTCTTGTTATCAACAAGGATGGTTAGATATTTTTGTGATCAAACCTGCTATTTTTGGATCTCCAAGAAAACTCAAGAATTTTTGCCAAAAAAATAAAATTGATACCGTTTTTTCTTCAGTTTTTGAAACCGATATCGGTCAAAATTCCGCTTTAAAAATTGCCTCTGAACTATTATTATATAATCGTGCTGTTGGATTTGGAATTAATCATTGGTTTATTTCCTAA
- the psaJ gene encoding photosystem I reaction center subunit IV yields MQYFLKYLSTAPVLAAALMVFTAGVLIEFNRFFPDLLFHPLS; encoded by the coding sequence ATGCAGTATTTCTTGAAATATCTTTCAACAGCACCCGTTTTAGCTGCCGCTTTGATGGTTTTTACGGCTGGGGTTTTAATCGAATTTAATCGTTTCTTCCCCGATTTACTGTTCCATCCCCTCTCTTAA